A stretch of the Malus domestica chromosome 08, GDT2T_hap1 genome encodes the following:
- the LOC139198058 gene encoding uncharacterized protein gives MTNNYSKFSILIHQILRDIKNEPWFKLPKQSKGDTSKLDHTKYCAFHQGPGHTTNNCYTWKNYLEKLVKEGKVDRYLDKPAEQPKKNADGDEEPPTKMIRINGIFAESEHLGATNNSKKRKIQQALLISQVQAVDTQLGPIIGFTEQDAEGVDFPHDDALVVSVQLAHAIVDRMMVDNGSAVNLLQLSVIQKMGLESTIICRAEVLTGFNGHISTAIGHITLDVKTPPVVSKQTFTIVSDPSPYNGILGRPWLIKLDAVTSVKYQKIRFRIPGGGVGEIKSDQVSSRRCTVQMLKETKKKTFTPVEVTEVQKGKEIAK, from the coding sequence ATGACCAATAACTATTCTAAGTTCTCAATTctgattcatcaaatccttcgtgacatcaagaatgaaccatggttcaagttGCCGAAACAGTCAAAaggagatacttccaagttggaccaCACCAAGTATTGCGCATTCCACCAAGGTCCTGGTCACACAACCAACAactgctacacttggaagaactacctagagAAACTCGTGAAAGAAGGCAAAGTCGATAGATATTTGGACAAGCCAGCTGAGCAGCCAAAAAAGAATGCAGACGGAGATGAGGAGCCACCAACTAAGATGATTCGAATCAATGGCATTTTCGCTGAATCCGAGCACTTGGGGGCCACTAATAATtccaaaaagaggaagatccagcagGCTTTACTAATCTCACAAGTTCAAGCAGTCGATACCCAACTTGGACCTATCATTGGCTTCACGGAGCAGGATGCGGAAGGAGTCGACTTCCCACACGACGATGCATTAGTAgtatctgtccaactagcccatgctatagtcgacaggatgatggttgacaatggaagtgcggtcaacctacttcaactttcagtcattcagaagatgggcctggaaagTACAATCATATGTCGGGCAGAGGTACTTACTGGATTCAACGGACACATCTCAACTGCCATTGGCCATATCACACTTGACGTAAAAACACCGCCAGTCGTCTCAAAGCAAACATTCACGATTGTAAGTGACCCGtctccctacaatgggattcttgggagaccttggttgatcaagctggatgctgtcacttccgtcaagtatcaaaaaatTCGATTCCGCATCCCGGGAGGAGGAGTCGGAGAGATCAAGTCTGACCAGGTTTCATCCCGACGATGCACTGTGCAAATgttgaaagaaacaaagaagaagacctttaccccCGTAGAGGTTACCGAAGTCCAAAAGGGCAAAGAAATtgccaaatag
- the LOC139198059 gene encoding probable calcium-binding protein CML44 translates to MNEFLFFYKSISMQQSGAGDKNEGSDTRGDVAVDHEDEDEDLAKAFIVFDLNGDGLISSEEFEIVLKRLGVLEENSSRDCRTMIHVYDTYLDGLLDILEFKTMMFQNTIS, encoded by the coding sequence ATGAACGAGTTCTTGTTCTTCTACAAGTCCATATCGATGCAGCAAAGTGGCGCCGGTGACAAAAACGAAGGCAGTGACACTCGTGGGGATGTCGCTGTTGatcatgaagatgaagatgaggaCCTTGCGAAGGCATTCATTGTGTTTGATTTGAACGGCGATGGCCTCATCTCTAGCGAGGAGTTTGAGATCGTACTGAAGAGATTAGGGGTTTTGGAGGAGAATAGCAGCCGTGACTGTAGAACTATGATTCACGTGTACGACACCTACTTGGACGGCCTCCTTGATATTCtggaattcaaaaccatgatgtTCCAAAATACTATTTCTTAA